CGCGGCCCTAGGTGAAGGGCGCCGGTCAAGTCAATATGGGGTTATGCCCAGGTCTTGTTCAAGACGGACGAGAGGACGACCCCATCTGTCCAGCCGATCCCCAGAGCGAAAGGAATTCTAAAAGGGCCGAACGATCACCAGGACGACGATCACCGCCGCGGCGATCCCGGGAATCTCATTCATGATTCGAAGCGTTCTGTTCTCGAGCGGCCGCATCCCGTTTGCGAGCTTGCGGCCATAAGCCGACATCCATCCCTGGTAACCGGTCAGACCGACCACCAGCGCCAACTTGGCGACAAACCAGCCCTGATGAAAGGCGTCGAGATGGACGGCCAGGATCAGCCCCAGGACCCAAACGATGAGCATCGCTGGGGTCAGGATGATCGTCCGGGCGCGATCCTCTCGTTCGATCCACTGACGGTCCTCGGCTGAACCCGGCGTCGTCGCGTGGTGGTAGACGTAGAATCGGGGCAGCAGGAATAGACCCGCCATCCAGAAAATGACGAAGGTCAGATGCGCGGCTTTTACCCAGA
The window above is part of the Sphingomonas sp. HDW15A genome. Proteins encoded here:
- a CDS encoding CopD family protein, whose translation is MSEFTGFLGAAYLWVKAAHLTFVIFWMAGLFLLPRFYVYHHATTPGSAEDRQWIEREDRARTIILTPAMLIVWVLGLILAVHLDAFHQGWFVAKLALVVGLTGYQGWMSAYGRKLANGMRPLENRTLRIMNEIPGIAAAVIVVLVIVRPF